A region from the Alnus glutinosa chromosome 5, dhAlnGlut1.1, whole genome shotgun sequence genome encodes:
- the LOC133869293 gene encoding LRR receptor-like serine/threonine-protein kinase EFR → MVVHIMTGAIPSEIGNLQNLEIFAIDGNKFTGPIPFEIFNSSTLQKAYMYYNNLLGHLPSNLGLFLPNLQHLVLEENNLSGTIPNSISNASQLTKLDIDDNSFSGIIPKSLGNLRLLQVLNLAGNNLTIESSTPEFSFFSSLLNLAYLRLLVLSDNPLNDILPSSIGNLSTSLETLYIDNCNIKGSIPRDIGNLSKLMALSLIVNELAGPIPTTVRRLYKLQIL, encoded by the coding sequence ATGGTTGTTCATATTATGACAGGTGCAATACCAAGTGAAATTGGTAATCTACAAAACCTTGAGATATTTGCTATTGATGGCAACAAGTTTACTGGTCCAATTCCATTTGAGATCTTTAATAGCTCAACACTTCAAAAAGCTTATATGTATTACAATAACCTCTTAGGCCATCTTCCATCAAATCTAGGCCTATTTCTACCAAATCTTCAGCATCTTGTTCTTGAAGAAAACAATCTGAGTGGAACAATACCCAATTCCATCTCCAATGCTTCACAACTCACTAAACTAGATATTGACGACAATTCATTCTCGGGCATAATTCCTAAATCACTTGGTAATTTAAGGCTCCTCCAGGTGCTCAACCTAGCAGGAAATAATTTGACCATTGAATCTTCTACTCCAGAATTCAGCTTTTTCTCTTCCTTGTTAAATTTGGCATATCTAAGACTTTTAGTTTTGTCAGATAATCCTCTGAATGACATCCTTCCTAGTTCCATTGGAAATCTCTCCACTTCTCTTGAAACACTTTACATTGATAATTGCAATATCAAGGGAAGCATTCCTAGAGATATAGGCAATTTAAGCAAATTGATGGCTTTGTCCCTAATTGTAAATGAATTAGCTGGACCTATTCCAACTACAGTGAGAAGATTGTACAAGcttcaaattttataa